One genomic region from Candidatus Omnitrophota bacterium encodes:
- the rnk gene encoding nucleoside diphosphate kinase regulator: MSNKIIYITDNDMKRLRELIMVARDYGPEDEKVLKELENELDKAKIVKFKDIPKDVITMNSVIYLLDVAEGEVAVYKLVFPNQADASEDRVSILAPLGTALLGYSVGDIIEWKVPAGIAKWKVEKVLYQPEAAGDYHL, encoded by the coding sequence ATGTCTAATAAGATTATCTATATTACTGATAACGACATGAAGAGATTGCGGGAATTGATAATGGTCGCAAGAGATTATGGTCCAGAAGATGAGAAGGTTTTAAAGGAATTGGAAAACGAGTTAGATAAGGCTAAAATAGTGAAATTTAAAGATATTCCCAAAGATGTTATTACGATGAATTCTGTGATTTATTTACTTGATGTTGCTGAGGGAGAAGTAGCTGTTTATAAATTAGTATTTCCTAACCAGGCAGATGCTAGCGAAGACAGAGTGTCAATTTTGGCTCCGCTTGGAACGGCATTGCTTGGGTATAGTGTAGGAGACATTATTGAGTGGAAGGTTCCCGCAGGCATTGCGAAATGGAAAGTTGAAAAGGTACTATATCAACCTGAAGCGGCAGGAGATTACCATTTGTGA